Proteins co-encoded in one Deltaproteobacteria bacterium genomic window:
- a CDS encoding radical SAM protein — protein MKFKLIYPKWKKLKNQTEFHLPPHGPVVFAATLPEDVEIAFVDENLETIDFRDPADLVGISILLTSQVKRGWEIADEYRKRGIPVICGGIGTMLHAQETSHHADAVFLGESEGRMEQVLDDFRNNRLRRVYDFLTDFPPIATVGPARRDILKRDLYNYKGIQMVDLVHASRGCRFNCYPCCVSFLGGRHFRPRPIDKVVEELAAIDNNRLFIVDNTLAQDKEWEKQLFREMIPLKKKWCCHPIEDDDEVLDLAAQAGAWYVYQAVFDTSDLIRKRIRKYHDFGIGVEGTILLGLDHQTDDDILRLTDFLLEIGLDLAEFTVLTPFPHSRAFTDLHQAGRILSYDWNDYTCDRVIFQPKHMSPQRLQELHDRAWKTFYQEKNQSFRMFELFKQVIAKEMADGTFRRWRPTRERKFGRVER, from the coding sequence ATGAAATTCAAGCTGATCTACCCGAAATGGAAAAAGCTCAAAAACCAGACGGAGTTCCATCTCCCTCCCCACGGGCCGGTCGTTTTTGCCGCCACCCTGCCCGAAGATGTCGAAATCGCATTTGTGGACGAGAATCTGGAGACGATTGATTTTCGAGACCCGGCCGACCTGGTCGGCATTTCCATATTGCTCACCAGTCAGGTAAAGCGGGGATGGGAAATCGCCGATGAATACCGCAAACGAGGCATTCCGGTCATCTGCGGCGGCATCGGGACCATGCTTCACGCCCAGGAGACCTCGCACCACGCCGATGCCGTCTTCCTTGGGGAATCGGAAGGACGTATGGAACAGGTCCTGGATGATTTCCGGAATAACCGGCTTCGCCGGGTTTACGACTTTCTGACCGACTTCCCGCCCATCGCCACCGTCGGCCCGGCCCGGCGAGACATCCTGAAACGGGATCTCTACAACTACAAAGGCATTCAAATGGTCGACTTGGTCCATGCCTCCCGGGGTTGCCGGTTTAACTGTTACCCCTGCTGTGTCAGCTTCCTCGGGGGACGGCATTTCCGACCCCGTCCCATCGACAAGGTCGTGGAAGAGCTGGCGGCCATCGACAACAACCGTCTTTTCATCGTGGACAATACCCTGGCCCAGGATAAGGAATGGGAAAAACAGCTCTTCCGGGAGATGATCCCCTTGAAAAAAAAATGGTGCTGCCATCCCATTGAGGACGATGATGAGGTCCTTGATCTGGCGGCCCAGGCCGGGGCCTGGTATGTCTATCAGGCGGTCTTCGACACCTCCGACCTCATCCGCAAACGAATTAGAAAATACCACGACTTCGGGATCGGCGTGGAGGGGACCATCCTCCTGGGGTTGGACCACCAAACCGATGACGATATCCTCCGACTGACCGATTTTCTGCTCGAGATAGGGCTGGACCTGGCCGAGTTCACGGTCCTGACTCCCTTCCCCCATTCGCGGGCCTTCACCGACCTCCACCAGGCGGGACGGATACTGTCTTATGATTGGAACGACTATACCTGCGACAGGGTCATCTTTCAGCCCAAGCACATGAGCCCGCAGCGTCTTCAGGAACTGCACGACCGGGCCTGGAAGACTTTTTACCAGGAAAAAAATCAGTCTTTTCGCATGTTCGAGCTGTTCAAACAGGTCATCGCCAAGGAAATGGCCGATGGCACCTTTCGGCGCTGGCGGCCCACGAGAGAACGAAAATTCGGGCGGGTCGAAAGATAA
- a CDS encoding acyl carrier protein: MEDLILKLKEEIIDILNLGDLTPEDISPEDPLFGDGLGLDSIDALEIMVLLEKNYGLTIEDPKAEGPKIFYSLRTLAEFIQEQQKK; this comes from the coding sequence ATGGAAGATCTGATTCTCAAACTAAAGGAAGAAATTATCGATATCCTGAACCTGGGAGACCTCACCCCGGAAGATATAAGCCCGGAAGATCCTCTTTTCGGAGACGGGTTGGGGCTGGATTCCATCGATGCCCTGGAGATCATGGTGTTATTAGAGAAAAATTATGGTCTTACGATTGAAGACCCCAAGGCAGAGGGGCCCAAGATATTCTATTCTCTCCGAACTCTCGCTGAATTTATACAGGAACAGCAAAAGAAATAA
- a CDS encoding 3-oxoacyl-ACP synthase, translating to MELGITRTIRLQNGRVILDGIVEYSADANSAAAVLRSVYRHYGISYPKFFKMDNLCRLCFLSAEILLQGTDILRNYPGEEIGIILSNASSSLDSDEKHQESIRDANHYFPSPSVFVYTLPNIMVGEIAIRHKIKGENAVLIFEQFDPFFIFQYVSELFRNQRVHCCLAGWIECYGNSYRSLLFVVEQIDRIKRLNKFQEWFIFDPSNLEKCFVEGKSL from the coding sequence ATGGAATTAGGGATTACCAGAACTATCCGGCTTCAAAACGGCCGGGTCATTCTCGACGGAATCGTCGAGTATTCGGCGGATGCAAACTCGGCCGCCGCGGTCCTTCGTTCTGTCTACCGTCACTACGGCATCAGCTACCCAAAATTTTTTAAAATGGACAACCTCTGCCGGTTGTGTTTTCTAAGCGCCGAGATCCTGCTTCAAGGGACGGATATCCTCCGGAACTATCCCGGCGAAGAAATCGGGATCATCCTTAGTAATGCCAGTTCCTCCCTGGACTCTGACGAGAAACATCAGGAATCGATCCGCGACGCGAACCACTATTTCCCGAGTCCCTCCGTCTTCGTCTACACCCTTCCCAATATCATGGTTGGCGAGATCGCTATCCGGCATAAAATAAAGGGTGAAAATGCCGTACTGATCTTTGAACAATTTGATCCATTCTTTATCTTTCAGTATGTTTCTGAATTATTTCGTAACCAAAGGGTCCATTGCTGCCTCGCGGGCTGGATCGAATGTTATGGAAATAGTTATCGATCTTTATTGTTCGTTGTTGAACAGATAGACCGGATAAAGAGATTGAATAAATTTCAGGAATGGTTTATCTTTGACCCCTCGAACTTGGAAAAATGTTTTGTAGAAGGAAAATCATTATGA
- a CDS encoding beta-ketoacyl synthase: MDIFVGNTNIISSLGFSTSGHCRRIKAGQTGVRIHSCGNPGSLSVPLSLIDTRQLAQRFQVSLDRDRLGLHPGPFTRLEKMHILSISEALKDSGINIRDSRTLLVLSTTKGNIDLLEKNRYPEIGPERLYLWKLAEVLRTFFGNPNKPLVVSNACISGVLALITGSRLIQAGRFDHVIVTGGDLVTEFVVSGFQSFRALSPKPCKPFDLSRDGLSLGEGCATVALSRDPSADGLSEKIIVAGGASSNDAHHISGPSRTGEGLVLAIRGALNEAALTPSDIDYLSAHGTATEYNDEMEARAFSRSGLESVPVNSFKGYFGHTLGAAGVIESALAIESLRKNELFRSAGFETPGTSQRLNVLTDHGTKEVGCCLKTASGFGGCNGAIVFKKM, encoded by the coding sequence ATGGATATTTTCGTAGGAAACACCAATATCATCTCATCACTTGGCTTTTCCACTTCCGGGCACTGTCGGCGCATAAAGGCCGGACAAACCGGGGTCCGCATCCATTCTTGCGGGAATCCCGGATCCCTTTCCGTTCCCCTGTCTCTTATCGATACCCGGCAACTCGCGCAACGTTTCCAGGTATCTCTTGACCGGGATCGCCTCGGTCTTCATCCGGGTCCCTTCACCCGTCTGGAAAAGATGCACATTTTATCGATTTCAGAGGCCTTGAAAGACTCCGGAATAAACATAAGGGATTCCCGAACCCTCCTGGTTCTGTCGACAACCAAGGGCAACATCGATCTCCTGGAGAAGAACCGCTATCCGGAAATCGGTCCGGAACGCCTTTATCTATGGAAATTAGCCGAGGTCCTTCGGACTTTCTTCGGCAATCCGAACAAACCCCTGGTGGTTTCGAATGCCTGCATCTCCGGTGTGCTGGCCCTTATCACCGGTTCGCGGCTTATCCAGGCCGGTCGGTTTGACCATGTCATTGTCACCGGAGGCGACCTGGTAACGGAATTCGTGGTCTCCGGTTTTCAGTCCTTTCGAGCCCTCAGCCCCAAGCCTTGCAAGCCTTTTGATCTCTCCCGGGATGGGCTGTCTCTCGGTGAAGGCTGCGCCACGGTAGCGCTGAGCCGGGACCCTTCTGCCGATGGTTTGTCCGAGAAAATCATCGTGGCCGGGGGGGCTTCCAGCAACGACGCCCATCACATTTCCGGGCCTTCCCGCACCGGCGAAGGGCTTGTGCTGGCCATCCGCGGGGCCTTAAACGAAGCGGCCCTGACCCCTTCGGACATCGATTACCTTTCCGCCCACGGAACAGCCACCGAGTACAATGATGAGATGGAAGCCAGGGCCTTTTCACGGTCAGGCCTGGAATCGGTGCCCGTCAACAGTTTCAAGGGTTATTTCGGACATACCCTCGGAGCAGCCGGGGTCATCGAATCGGCCCTGGCCATTGAGTCCCTGCGGAAAAACGAACTCTTCCGGTCGGCTGGGTTTGAGACCCCCGGGACTTCCCAAAGACTCAATGTCCTGACCGATCATGGGACCAAAGAAGTGGGGTGTTGTCTAAAAACAGCCTCAGGTTTCGGGGGCTGCAATGGGGCGATCGTTTTCAAAAAGATGTGA
- a CDS encoding glycerol-3-phosphate acyltransferase, whose protein sequence is MRNVILLSVATYLAASINFSIILFKLLGKGDPRDQYSGNAGTTNVSRQVGKFWGLVILVLDMGRAGTIAQIGVWFLPGPLVPLLGFVLVAGNQKPLFHGFRGGKGVASFLGFTIFISPVLAGVSCLAWLLAYGLFRQPFIGSFFMIAVLGLGTMIHFSWAWPVMIGTGLTMALILKAHKPNLVAYRIKMNKKKLP, encoded by the coding sequence ATGAGAAACGTGATATTGTTGAGCGTAGCCACCTATCTGGCCGCTTCAATTAATTTTTCCATTATACTGTTTAAGTTACTTGGAAAAGGCGATCCCAGGGACCAGTACAGCGGCAACGCCGGGACCACCAACGTCTCCCGGCAGGTCGGCAAATTTTGGGGTCTGGTGATCCTCGTACTGGATATGGGACGTGCCGGAACCATCGCTCAAATCGGGGTTTGGTTTTTGCCTGGTCCATTAGTCCCCCTCTTAGGATTTGTCCTCGTGGCTGGGAACCAAAAGCCCTTGTTTCACGGGTTCCGAGGCGGTAAGGGGGTTGCCAGCTTTCTTGGATTTACTATCTTCATCTCTCCTGTTTTGGCCGGAGTTTCTTGTTTGGCTTGGCTCTTAGCCTATGGACTTTTTCGTCAGCCCTTTATCGGGTCTTTTTTTATGATCGCGGTTTTGGGATTGGGAACCATGATCCATTTCTCCTGGGCCTGGCCTGTGATGATCGGTACAGGTTTAACCATGGCCTTAATCCTTAAAGCCCACAAACCTAATCTTGTGGCTTATCGAATAAAAATGAACAAAAAAAAACTCCCTTGA
- a CDS encoding PadR family transcriptional regulator produces the protein MSLPHALLGLIRYQPATGYDLKNTFGKSIHFFWNAALPHIYRTLKQMEGQGWITSTVEHQDGKPSRKVYQVTKVGEKELLRWLAEPTEMPEPRQQLLVKVFFGNQMPPDQFKNHLREWRAHHLGLIKKYEEEVLPTIQHCSTVPGSSDEAYYWGLTLDFGRRQARMVVDWCDRALKDLEKVKGKKRKKLVRQDLQE, from the coding sequence ATGTCGCTGCCTCATGCCCTTTTGGGGCTGATCCGGTATCAACCGGCCACCGGTTATGATTTGAAAAATACTTTCGGGAAGTCCATCCATTTTTTCTGGAATGCGGCTCTGCCCCATATTTACCGCACCCTTAAACAGATGGAAGGTCAGGGGTGGATTACCTCGACCGTTGAACACCAGGATGGGAAACCGAGCCGGAAGGTCTACCAGGTGACCAAGGTTGGAGAAAAAGAACTCCTCCGCTGGCTGGCCGAACCTACGGAAATGCCGGAACCACGCCAGCAGTTGCTGGTCAAGGTCTTCTTCGGAAACCAGATGCCGCCGGACCAATTCAAAAATCATCTAAGGGAATGGCGCGCTCACCATCTGGGGTTAATCAAAAAATATGAGGAGGAAGTCCTGCCGACCATCCAACATTGTTCGACCGTGCCCGGCTCTTCCGACGAAGCGTATTATTGGGGATTGACCCTTGATTTCGGCAGGCGCCAGGCCCGGATGGTCGTCGACTGGTGCGACCGGGCCTTGAAAGATCTGGAGAAGGTCAAGGGAAAGAAAAGGAAAAAATTGGTTAGACAGGATTTACAGGAATAA
- a CDS encoding 4Fe-4S binding protein, protein MEKEAYLKLARVLDTLPNGFPATENGVELKLLQKIFTPEQADLFCDMRLSFETAEQVAQRTGRPLEGLEEKLREMGRAGQLFAIDFGGTWVFKMMPWVFGIYEFQNPRLDKEFAELNEAFGPVYGKQFFSKTPQLMQVLPIEKEIVVQQEALPYERVSSLIEQNQSFWVNDCICKKEQGLLGHPCDRPMQVCLALAPIPGIFDKMPSGKVLTRDEAYALLKETEEKGLVHLTANQQGGHIYICNCCGCCCGVLGAINRLGIPASKVINSHYYAEIDAEKCLSCGVCADERCQVKAIEEGEEAYLIDPERCIGCGLCISTCSGEAISLVHKDPDRITIPPVSEEAWFEERGRTRGVDFSAYK, encoded by the coding sequence ATGGAAAAAGAAGCCTATTTGAAATTGGCCCGAGTCCTGGATACCTTGCCAAATGGATTCCCGGCAACGGAAAACGGCGTGGAACTCAAGTTACTCCAGAAAATTTTTACCCCGGAACAAGCCGACCTTTTCTGCGATATGAGACTTTCCTTTGAAACGGCCGAACAGGTGGCCCAGAGGACCGGCCGCCCCCTGGAAGGCCTGGAAGAAAAGTTGAGAGAAATGGGCCGGGCCGGGCAGCTTTTCGCCATAGACTTCGGCGGCACCTGGGTCTTCAAGATGATGCCTTGGGTCTTTGGGATTTATGAATTTCAAAATCCGCGGCTTGATAAGGAGTTCGCCGAACTCAATGAGGCCTTCGGGCCGGTCTATGGGAAGCAATTCTTTTCCAAGACGCCCCAATTGATGCAGGTCCTGCCCATTGAAAAAGAGATCGTCGTGCAGCAGGAGGCCTTACCCTATGAGAGGGTTTCCAGTCTTATCGAACAGAATCAATCCTTTTGGGTCAACGACTGCATCTGCAAGAAAGAGCAAGGGCTGTTAGGCCATCCCTGCGACCGGCCCATGCAGGTCTGCCTGGCCCTGGCTCCGATACCCGGGATCTTCGATAAGATGCCTTCTGGAAAGGTGCTTACCCGTGATGAAGCCTATGCCTTATTGAAGGAAACGGAAGAAAAAGGACTGGTGCACCTGACGGCCAATCAGCAGGGGGGGCATATCTATATCTGTAACTGCTGCGGCTGCTGCTGCGGGGTCTTGGGGGCCATCAACCGGTTGGGCATTCCGGCCTCGAAGGTCATTAATTCCCATTACTATGCCGAGATTGATGCGGAAAAATGTCTCAGTTGCGGGGTCTGCGCCGATGAACGCTGCCAGGTGAAGGCCATCGAAGAAGGGGAAGAAGCTTACCTGATCGATCCAGAAAGATGCATCGGTTGCGGTCTTTGCATCAGCACCTGCTCCGGCGAAGCCATTTCCCTGGTTCATAAAGATCCGGATCGGATCACGATTCCTCCGGTCAGTGAAGAGGCCTGGTTTGAGGAACGGGGTCGGACACGGGGAGTGGATTTTTCGGCTTATAAATGA
- a CDS encoding HAMP domain-containing protein produces MSFRWYLKILSAFILVIAVVVIPSTIYLGANLKHFMMVQKEEELKRELKLAAFRISDHMTTGPYSLSKIQALANQVSLSLQRRVTIISTDGRVLGDSGLSPEVIDKVDDHSYRPEILEAKTKGFGRSIRFSTTMQANTLYGAIPIFQKDRLLGYVRLALPLSQLDGLIDDLRWKLALVGGLTGLLAILLSFFLTWGINRPLREITDMVKRMAGGDLKQPFHLLPKNEFSDLTASLERMANELIEKMELLDTETGQLKTLLSNMQEGVMITDEKGRIILMNPFLALVLGEKISWKKRTVQEVFMNSELQDSVETVLKGNPFKRLQLTFGRNLPRHFEVQVVPLTLNYRHPRAVAIFHDTTELQYLLKVRQDFVANASHELRTPLTSINGYVETLLSLVPPDPPEIKRFLSIMQKNVKRMNFLVSDLLDLAKLDVQEKSKITLEQVPVKEVLEAAGQMIMDQAKEKKINFSKEIDAIPENLTAFWEKDRVLQALFNVLDNAVKYTPPGGQVRLTAEIISDFGFRISESGKTDLSRPTIQEEFRTPQSAIKISIEDTGIGIPREHLSRIFERFYRVDKARSRELGGTGLGLSIVKHIVESHKGTVGIQSVLNQGTTVTITLPFK; encoded by the coding sequence ATGAGCTTCCGCTGGTACCTGAAAATATTGTCGGCCTTTATCTTAGTCATTGCCGTGGTGGTTATTCCCAGCACCATCTACCTGGGAGCCAATCTTAAACATTTCATGATGGTCCAGAAGGAGGAAGAATTAAAACGGGAGCTTAAATTGGCCGCTTTTAGGATTTCGGACCATATGACTACCGGTCCATACAGCCTATCCAAAATCCAGGCCCTGGCCAATCAGGTCAGCCTTAGCCTCCAGAGAAGAGTCACTATCATTTCAACAGATGGGCGCGTCTTGGGCGATTCAGGTCTGAGCCCGGAAGTCATCGACAAGGTCGATGACCATTCTTACCGTCCGGAAATCCTGGAGGCCAAAACCAAAGGATTTGGTCGAAGTATCCGTTTCAGCACCACCATGCAGGCCAATACCTTATACGGGGCCATACCCATTTTCCAAAAAGACCGGTTATTGGGGTATGTGCGCTTAGCCCTGCCTTTGAGTCAGCTCGATGGCTTAATAGATGATTTGCGCTGGAAACTCGCTCTGGTCGGAGGATTGACCGGGTTGCTGGCGATCCTGCTCAGCTTCTTTTTAACCTGGGGAATCAACCGTCCTCTGCGGGAAATTACCGACATGGTAAAAAGAATGGCCGGAGGGGATCTCAAGCAGCCCTTCCATCTCCTTCCAAAAAATGAATTCAGTGATTTGACCGCCTCCCTGGAACGCATGGCCAATGAACTGATCGAAAAAATGGAGTTATTGGATACGGAAACCGGCCAGTTAAAGACCCTGCTTTCGAACATGCAGGAAGGCGTCATGATAACCGATGAAAAGGGACGTATTATTTTAATGAACCCCTTCCTGGCGTTGGTGCTGGGAGAAAAGATCTCCTGGAAGAAGCGCACCGTCCAGGAAGTATTTATGAACAGTGAATTGCAGGACTCTGTGGAAACTGTTCTAAAAGGCAACCCTTTTAAAAGATTGCAACTGACCTTTGGCCGAAACCTTCCACGGCATTTCGAAGTTCAGGTGGTTCCCTTGACGTTGAACTATCGGCATCCCCGGGCCGTAGCCATATTCCATGATACGACCGAACTCCAATACCTTTTAAAGGTGCGTCAAGATTTTGTTGCCAATGCCTCCCATGAACTCCGGACCCCATTGACCTCTATCAATGGGTATGTTGAAACACTCCTTTCGCTGGTCCCTCCGGATCCTCCTGAAATCAAACGTTTTTTATCCATCATGCAAAAGAATGTCAAACGGATGAATTTTCTGGTATCCGATTTATTGGATTTGGCCAAGCTGGATGTTCAGGAAAAATCGAAGATTACCCTGGAACAAGTCCCGGTCAAAGAGGTTCTGGAAGCCGCCGGTCAGATGATCATGGACCAAGCCAAAGAAAAAAAGATCAATTTCTCGAAAGAAATCGACGCCATCCCCGAGAACCTGACGGCCTTTTGGGAAAAAGACCGGGTTTTACAAGCCCTGTTTAATGTTTTGGATAACGCTGTTAAATATACCCCGCCGGGCGGACAGGTGCGATTGACGGCGGAAATCATTTCGGATTTCGGATTTCGGATTTCGGAATCAGGGAAAACTGACCTATCCAGACCAACGATACAAGAAGAATTCCGCACTCCGCAATCTGCAATCAAAATTTCTATCGAAGACACCGGTATCGGCATTCCCAGGGAACACCTCTCCCGCATCTTTGAAAGATTTTACCGGGTAGACAAGGCCCGGTCCCGGGAATTAGGGGGAACCGGTCTGGGTCTTTCCATAGTCAAACACATCGTCGAATCCCATAAAGGGACGGTAGGGATTCAAAGTGTCTTAAATCAAGGCACTACGGTCACCATCACGCTTCCCTTTAAATAA
- a CDS encoding response regulator, which translates to MAKPKILIVEDEPDIRELLHFNLEKAGYQTFQAEDGDQAILLAKKNTPDLILLDLLLPGLNGLEVCRQLKRNPDLQHIPIMMVTAKGDEMDRVVGLELGADDYVVKPFSLREIVLRIQKLLDRREKQGAPSFLKADSLILDQEGHTVKLEEKFLDLTATEFRLLAHLMRNRGRVQTREILLDRVWGYSFEGYSRTIDTHIRRIRKKLESYQNLIETVRGVGYRFKV; encoded by the coding sequence ATGGCCAAGCCCAAAATTCTTATTGTGGAAGACGAACCGGATATCAGGGAACTCCTCCATTTCAACCTGGAAAAGGCCGGTTATCAAACCTTTCAGGCTGAGGATGGAGATCAGGCCATACTCCTGGCCAAAAAAAACACGCCGGATCTGATCCTTTTGGACCTTCTCCTTCCGGGGCTGAATGGATTGGAGGTCTGTCGCCAGTTGAAACGGAACCCCGACCTGCAACATATTCCCATTATGATGGTTACGGCCAAAGGAGACGAGATGGATCGGGTCGTGGGCCTGGAATTGGGCGCTGACGACTATGTGGTCAAGCCTTTCAGCCTCCGGGAAATTGTCCTGCGTATCCAGAAACTATTGGACCGTCGGGAGAAACAAGGGGCCCCTTCTTTCCTGAAGGCCGATTCCCTGATCCTGGATCAGGAAGGGCATACCGTCAAACTGGAAGAAAAATTCCTGGATTTGACCGCCACGGAATTTCGGCTGCTGGCCCATTTGATGCGTAATCGGGGAAGGGTCCAAACCCGGGAAATCCTGTTGGATAGAGTTTGGGGATATTCCTTTGAAGGTTATTCGCGGACTATTGACACCCATATCCGTAGAATTCGCAAAAAATTGGAGTCTTATCAAAATCTAATCGAAACCGTCCGGGGCGTCGGATACCGTTTCAAGGTCTGA
- a CDS encoding phospholipase, which yields MRYKIPFRILWITMALLAVLPISAQAWSNHAYLTYPAMGENREYLAEVSAEPLDAFLLKEKDKIGELLKAEETWALSNIPAYPATPASLNFLTSQETNLRIRFLKALRLNPNMELPLFVMLLPGSPAPQKEPLPWSALSILKKDSKNLTFIPLRPGEKISALQVLSSASDEPDYGLDIGLFADNDTLFGKEYGYGKQAFGNPKLVYGSQAPFHMGFYQESGLVFAAAPSLKKTFPEQRTHLFRSLAKLAFQTGHPYWGYRFAGWGLHYLQDMTMPYHTTIMPGRSTATMLFIALVDLVGIHGPKTAAVSEVSRAHILIEKLLNQEFGGAFQEHNEGFVMLKALRDTSTDATFPAFFDHFPSQVAAKESHDAASALSTALKAIVQNQELYLDIENISAGEDFDYRKMIAGASETAIRTYSRIIEKQMRSAGAFSRIYMGSLK from the coding sequence ATGCGTTATAAAATTCCTTTCAGGATCTTGTGGATTACAATGGCCCTTCTGGCGGTTCTGCCGATTTCCGCCCAGGCCTGGTCCAATCATGCCTATCTGACCTATCCAGCCATGGGGGAAAACCGGGAATATCTGGCAGAAGTGTCCGCCGAGCCCCTGGATGCGTTTTTATTAAAAGAGAAGGATAAAATCGGAGAACTATTGAAAGCGGAAGAAACCTGGGCCCTTTCAAATATCCCGGCCTATCCGGCTACCCCGGCGTCGCTGAATTTCCTTACCAGCCAGGAAACCAACCTCCGGATCCGGTTTCTGAAGGCCCTGCGGCTGAATCCCAACATGGAACTCCCTCTGTTCGTCATGCTCTTGCCGGGCAGTCCGGCCCCCCAAAAAGAACCGTTACCCTGGTCGGCCCTAAGCATTTTAAAGAAAGATTCCAAGAATCTCACCTTCATCCCGCTCCGGCCTGGAGAAAAAATCAGCGCCCTTCAGGTACTTTCATCGGCTTCCGACGAGCCGGATTATGGATTGGATATCGGTCTCTTCGCAGATAACGATACCCTGTTCGGCAAGGAATACGGATACGGCAAACAAGCTTTCGGCAACCCCAAGCTCGTCTATGGATCACAAGCCCCTTTCCACATGGGATTTTATCAGGAATCCGGGCTGGTTTTCGCGGCCGCACCGAGCCTTAAAAAAACATTTCCGGAACAAAGAACGCATCTGTTCCGTTCCCTGGCCAAACTCGCCTTTCAAACCGGCCATCCCTATTGGGGATACCGGTTTGCCGGTTGGGGGTTGCATTATTTGCAGGACATGACCATGCCCTACCACACCACCATTATGCCCGGTCGAAGCACCGCGACCATGCTCTTTATTGCCTTAGTGGATCTGGTCGGCATCCATGGACCGAAAACAGCGGCCGTCAGCGAGGTGTCCAGAGCCCATATCCTGATCGAAAAACTCCTCAACCAGGAGTTTGGGGGGGCTTTTCAGGAACATAATGAGGGTTTTGTAATGCTCAAGGCCCTGCGGGATACTTCCACTGATGCAACTTTTCCGGCTTTTTTTGACCATTTTCCAAGTCAGGTGGCTGCCAAAGAATCGCATGACGCCGCGTCGGCCTTGTCAACGGCTTTGAAGGCTATTGTGCAAAATCAGGAACTCTACCTGGATATAGAGAATATCAGCGCGGGAGAAGATTTTGACTATCGGAAAATGATCGCCGGTGCCTCGGAAACAGCTATCCGGACCTATAGCCGAATTATCGAAAAACAGATGCGTTCGGCCGGTGCCTTTTCGCGGATCTATATGGGGTCTTTGAAATAA
- a CDS encoding iron-containing alcohol dehydrogenase — translation MSSPIYSLLNVRRIIAGPGSLSRVHEIPASYGARKILMITDQGVWDAGLIEKPKEILESAGYGVEIIHQTPPEPAVDQVKAIFREAQEQGGQMIIGIGGGSVMDVAKLVSVLLTNDLSLEQLIGGAEITRQGLPTLMVPTTAGTGSEVTQNAIVLVPEEQVKVGIVSSKLVPEVVILDPLLTVKLPPAITAATGMDALAHAIECYISKKANPFSDTFALKTVSLISKGLRRAYKNGQDIEAREEMLLGALFGGLCIATSGTTAVHALAYPLGGRYRIPHGLSNAVLLPHVMKFNLDATEDRFKDLALAMGLPVSGLASRQAAERMIENLYALNADLNIPAGITDWGVTEADLEELVESASRVTRLLDNNPRPMTKSDMRAIYRRLM, via the coding sequence ATGTCCTCTCCCATCTATTCCCTTCTGAATGTCCGCCGGATCATCGCCGGTCCGGGCAGTCTTTCCAGGGTTCACGAGATACCCGCCAGTTACGGGGCTCGAAAGATCCTGATGATCACCGATCAGGGGGTCTGGGATGCCGGGTTGATCGAAAAACCAAAAGAGATCCTGGAATCCGCCGGATATGGCGTGGAGATCATCCACCAGACGCCTCCGGAACCGGCTGTCGATCAGGTCAAGGCCATATTCCGGGAGGCGCAGGAACAGGGCGGTCAGATGATCATCGGCATCGGCGGCGGCAGTGTCATGGACGTGGCCAAGCTGGTCTCGGTCCTGCTGACTAATGACCTCTCGCTGGAACAGTTGATAGGCGGGGCGGAGATCACCCGCCAGGGTCTCCCCACGTTGATGGTGCCCACTACTGCCGGAACAGGTTCCGAAGTGACCCAGAACGCCATCGTTCTGGTCCCGGAGGAGCAGGTGAAGGTCGGCATCGTGAGCAGCAAACTGGTTCCGGAGGTTGTCATCCTCGATCCGCTGCTGACCGTCAAACTCCCGCCGGCCATTACCGCCGCTACCGGCATGGATGCCCTGGCCCATGCCATCGAATGCTACATCTCGAAAAAGGCCAACCCCTTCAGCGACACCTTTGCCTTGAAAACCGTCAGCCTCATTTCCAAGGGCTTGCGCCGGGCTTACAAAAACGGCCAGGACATCGAGGCCCGCGAGGAGATGCTGCTTGGCGCCCTGTTCGGGGGGCTGTGCATCGCCACATCCGGGACCACGGCCGTTCACGCCCTGGCCTATCCCCTGGGTGGCCGATACCGGATTCCTCATGGCCTGTCCAACGCCGTCTTGCTGCCCCATGTCATGAAATTCAACCTGGACGCCACCGAAGATCGATTCAAAGACCTTGCCCTCGCCATGGGGCTTCCGGTTTCCGGGTTAGCCTCGCGGCAGGCCGCCGAAAGGATGATCGAAAACCTCTATGCGCTGAATGCAGACCTGAACATCCCCGCCGGTATTACCGACTGGGGCGTCACGGAAGCCGATCTGGAGGAGCTGGTGGAATCGGCCTCCAGGGTAACCCGGCTGTTGGACAACAACCCCAGACCCATGACCAAATCCGACATGCGGGCCATTTATCGACGGCTGATGTGA